From the genome of Silurus meridionalis isolate SWU-2019-XX chromosome 12, ASM1480568v1, whole genome shotgun sequence, one region includes:
- the hs2st1a gene encoding heparan sulfate 2-O-sulfotransferase 1, with translation MGTLRIMMAPKFQLLALLAFAITMLFLENQIHQLEESKGKLELAIARLEVRDIDERRTQDGARESQQDAESDVVVIYNRVPKTASTSFTNLAYDLCSRNHYHVLHINTSKNNPVMSLQDQVRFVKNVTMWKEMKPALYHGHVSFLDFSRFGVMKKPIYINIVRDPIERLVSYYYFLRFGDDYRPGLKRRKQGDKKTFDECVAAGGSDCAPEKLWLQIPFFCGHYSECWNIGSHWALEQAKYNLINEYLLVGVTEELEDFVMMLEAALPRFFRGATELYRTGKKSHLRKTSEKKPPTKESIARLQQSAIWKLENEFYEFALEQFQFVRAHAVREKDGELYLLPQNYFYEKIYPKTT, from the exons ATGGGGACTTTAAGGATCATGATGGCACCGAAGTTTCAGCTTCTGGCGCTGCTGGCCTTCGCAATAACCATGCTGTTCCTGGAGAACCAGATCCATCAACTGGAGGAGTCCAAAGGCAAACTGG AGCTCGCCATCGCCAGGCTGGAAGTCCGAGATATCGATGAACGGCGCACTCAGGACGGAGCGAGAGAATCTCAACAGGATGCAGAGAGTGACGTCGTGGTCATCTACAATCGAGTCCCCAAAACCGCCAGCACCTCGTTCACCAACCTCGCCTATGACCTGTGCAGCAGGAACCACTACCACGTCCTGCACATCAACACCAGCAAGAACAACCCTGTCATGTCCCTGCAagaccag GTTCGCTTTGTAAAGAACGTAACGATGTGGAAGGAGATGAAGCCGGCGCTGTACCACGGTCACGTTTCATTCCTCGACTTCTCCAG ATTCGGAGTGATGAAAAAACCCATCTACATCAACATCGTGCGTGATCCCATCGAGCGCCTGGTGTCTTATTACTACTTCCTGCGATTCGGGGACGATTACAGACCCGGCCTGAAGCGCAGGAAACAGGGGGACAAGAAG ACATTTGATGAGTGTGTTGCTGCAGGAGGTTCAGACTGCGCTCCAGAAAAACTCTGGCTCCAGATCCCTTTCTTCTGCGGTCATTACTCTGAGTGCTG GAACATCGGAAGCCACTGGGCTCTGGAGCAGGCCAAGTACAACCTGATTAACGAGTACCTGCTGGTGGGCGTGACCGAGGAGCTGGAGGACTTTGTGATGATGCTGGAGGCGGCGCTGCCTCGATTCTTCCGAGGAGCCACTGAGCTCTACAGGACGG GAAAAAAATCGCACCTGAGGAAAACCAGCGAGAAGAAACCTCCCACTAAGGAGTCCATCGCTCGTCTGCAGCAGTCGGCCATCTGGAAGCTGGAGAACGAATTTTACGAGTTCGCTCTCGAGCAGTTCCAGTTTGTCCGTGCTCACGCCGTGAGGGAGAAAGACGGAGAGCTCTACCTCCTCCCACAGAACTACTTCTATGAGAAAATCTACCCCAAGACCACCTGA
- the selenof gene encoding selenoprotein F → MAAEVYLLWLLPLLQSLAAFGAEVSSEACRELGFSSNLLCSSCDLLGEFSLMRLEPFCRKCCQEEAQFESRKLYPGAILEVCGUKLGRFPQVQAFVRGDKPKMFKGLQIKYVRGSDPVLKLLDDNGNIAEELSILKWNTDSVEEFLGEKLERI, encoded by the exons ATGGCGGCTGAGGTTTATTTACTTTGGTTATTACCTTTGCTGCAGTCG CTGGCAGCGTTCGGAGCTGAGGTTTCGTCCGAGGCGTGCAGGGAGCTCGGCTTCTCCAGTAACCTGCTGTGCAGCTCATGTGATTTGTTGGGTGAGTTCAGCCTGATGCGGCTCGAACCCTTCTGCAGGAAGTGCTGCCAGGAGGAGGCTCAGTTTGAGTCCAGGAAG CTCTACCCCGGAGCCATCCTCGAGGTCTGTGGATGAAAATTGGGGAGGTTCCCTCAAGTCCAAG CTTTCGTCAGGGGCGACAAGCCGAAGATGTTCAAGGGCCTTCAAATAAAG TACGTGCGAGGCTCGGATCCTGTACTGAAGCTGCTGGACGATAACGGGAACATCGCTGAAGAACTCAGCATCCTTAAGTGGAACACGGACAGCGTGGAGGAGTTTCTCGGGGAGAAGCTCGAGCGCATTTAA